TATGCGGTTAAAAAAGTTAAGTCTGACCTCCAAAATTTTTTGGGAATGATTTTTATTTAAGAGTACAGTTGTTATATGTATATAGATTATCGTTAGCCATCTTGATAACTTGTTTTATTGAACAATTACTCTTTCTCTTTCTCATATATTTTAGGCGGCATCCAGCCATCTCTTTTCCATTTAATCAGCTCAATATTAATGCTGCCAAGTATTACGTTCATTTTTGCTCGTATTGGAATTTTAGCAGAGTCGTTGCTGAACCAACCTTTGAATGGACCAGTAAGACCAAATATTCCTTTGAATTGTGCTTTGCCGTCAAATTCAATAACATCTATTGGATAGTTAACTGCATCTATTTCTGCTTTTGTATGTTTATTGTAAAAATTAAGTATTGTAATCCCTTTTGTGCTGTTAATCATTGTTGGTACTTTCACCTCTGTACGTTTTCTAACATTAGCACGTGCAAAAAATAGAAGAGAAAGTCCATCTTGTGTTTTTTCTTGAATAGTAACGGTATCAACTTTTTCTATATTGAATTCATTATCGTTTTTATTGTTAACCCTCCCGTATTCAACAAATAGCCTATTGTTTGTTCTGTCATATTTATATTTGGTTATCAGCCAAGTTTCACCGTCTTTTGTTTTACTTATAAAAGAATTTGAAAAACAGTTGTTATCCATTTCTGTTTCAAATATTGAATGCAGGTTAACAAAGGGAAGTCCAGAATAGGAATCAATAAAAGCAGAAGCTTTGATTATATAATCGTCGTTTTGCTTTTTAATTTCAGTTACAATTGTGCGTACAGTTCCAATTTTGATAAACCAC
This genomic interval from Melioribacteraceae bacterium 4301-Me contains the following:
- a CDS encoding DUF3108 domain-containing protein, whose protein sequence is MKYVAVKYCICIFLMTTLFVASSSFEDNDKDKLSNQNDTKGTQFLVAGEELTYEVSWWFIKIGTVRTIVTEIKKQNDDYIIKASAFIDSYSGLPFVNLHSIFETEMDNNCFSNSFISKTKDGETWLITKYKYDRTNNRLFVEYGRVNNKNDNEFNIEKVDTVTIQEKTQDGLSLLFFARANVRKRTEVKVPTMINSTKGITILNFYNKHTKAEIDAVNYPIDVIEFDGKAQFKGIFGLTGPFKGWFSNDSAKIPIRAKMNVILGSINIELIKWKRDGWMPPKIYEKEKE